Below is a genomic region from Demequina sp..
GCCACCAAAGCCGCTGGTCTAGCCACCATTCCGGCGATCATCAGGGACACGGACGACACCAACCTGCTGCGCGATGCGCTCGTCGAGAACCTGCACCGTTCGCAGCTGAATCCGCTCGAAGAGGCCGCCGCGTACCAGCAGCTCATCGACGACTTCGCCCTCACCCACGAGCAGCTCGCCGAGCGCATCAGCCGCTCGCGGCCACAGATCTCGAACACCCTGCGCCTGCTCAAGCTCCCGCCCAAGGTGCAGACCCGCGTGGCCGCAGGCGTGCTCAGCGCGGGCCACGCTCGGGCGCTTCTTGGGCTCGACGACCCGGAGGCCATGGATCACCTGGCGCAGCGCATAGTCAACGAGGGCCTCTCCGTGCGCGCCACGGAGGAGGCCGTAGCGCTCGGGGTGGAGGCGCCGAAGGCAAAGAAGGGCTCCGTGCGCGCAGGCGGCCACACAGCGGCCCTCGACGACCTTGCAGCGCGACTCGGCGACCACCTCGACACGCGGGTGAAGGTCACGCTCGGCCGATCAAAGGGTGCGGTGGCGATCGAGTTCGCGACCGTGGAGGACCTCAACCGGATCATCGGGATCATCGACCCCGAAGACCCGGGGGTGTTCTCGTAGGTCCTGCGATCCGCCGCGCGGCCGCAGGTTGACCGTCTAGGCGCGCTCGGCAGCCGCGATGATGATCTCGCGGTAGAGCTCGCCTAGCTCCAAGCCCGCGGCGGCAACCGCCTGCGGGAACAGCGACACCTCGGTGAGCCCTGGCGCCACATTGATGTCGATCACGTTCGGCGTGCCGTCGGCGGCCACGATGATGTCGATGCGCGAGAGGTCGCGCAGCCCCATCACGCGGTGCGTCAGGAGCGCCGCGGCCTCCACGGCCTTCGCGGTGGCCTCGTCGAGGCGCGCAGGAGCGAAGTACTCGACGCGGCCGGGGTTGTAGCGGGCGTCGTAGTCGTAGGCGCCCTCGCACACGATCTCCACGGCGGGCAGTGCCCTTGCGGAGTCTCCCGTGCCGATCACGGACACGGCGACCTCAGTACCGGTCACGGCGCGCTCGATCAGCGCCATGTCTCCGTACGCGAAGCAGTGCACGAGCGCCTGTGGCAGCTGGCCGCGCTCGGTCACGAGGGATACGCCGAGCGCCGAGCCCCCGCGGGCGGGCTTGACGACCACCGGCAGTCCAAAGTTCGTGGCGAGCACGTCCATCACCTGCTCGGCCCCGACCTCGAGGAACAGCGACTGCGGCAGGGTGACGAAGTCGGGCGTCGTGATGCCGACTCGGCCGAGCACGGCCTTGGCAACCGACTTCACCCACGCCACGCGAGCCTCCTTGGCCGCGGTGCCCACGAACGGGAGCCCCAGGAGCTCGAGGAGGCCTTGGAGCGAGCCGTCCTCGCCCGAGGCGCCGTGAACGATGGGCCAGACCACCTGAGGCTTCTCCTCGCGCAAGGAGGGGATCAGGGACGGGTCAACGTCGTGCACGGTGACGGTGTCGCCGAGCGCACGCAGCGCCTCCTGCACGCGCCTGCCGGAGCGCAGCGACACATCGCGTTCGTGTGACAGGCCCCCTGCCAGGATCATCACGTCCATGCCAGCCTCCTTAGAATTCTGCCTAGGCCAAATCGGGTGAGGGGAAGTCCACGATCTCCGAGCGGGACCCGCCCGCTGTGCCGAAGATCCGCACGGTCTCGAGTTCGGCCTCCACCACGCCCGCGAGACGGCGAACCCCCTCGCGGATGCGCTCGGGCGTCGGATAGCAGTAGCTCAGCCTCATGAAGTCGGCGCCGGACCCGTCGGTGAAGAACGCGGTGCCCGCGACGTACGCCACGCGGGCCGTGACCGCGCGGGGGAGCATGGCCTTGGCGTCGAGCCCCTCGGGGAGCTTGACC
It encodes:
- a CDS encoding D-alanine--D-alanine ligase, encoding MDVMILAGGLSHERDVSLRSGRRVQEALRALGDTVTVHDVDPSLIPSLREEKPQVVWPIVHGASGEDGSLQGLLELLGLPFVGTAAKEARVAWVKSVAKAVLGRVGITTPDFVTLPQSLFLEVGAEQVMDVLATNFGLPVVVKPARGGSALGVSLVTERGQLPQALVHCFAYGDMALIERAVTGTEVAVSVIGTGDSARALPAVEIVCEGAYDYDARYNPGRVEYFAPARLDEATAKAVEAAALLTHRVMGLRDLSRIDIIVAADGTPNVIDINVAPGLTEVSLFPQAVAAAGLELGELYREIIIAAAERA
- a CDS encoding ParB/RepB/Spo0J family partition protein, which gives rise to MSTKRGLGRGLGALIPTEATTETAEVRVDRPRDVFFGGDSPRTSEVELVPVPGARFAQLDVASIIPNPRQPREVFDEDALSELIGSIKEIGVLQPVVVRPAGDGYELIMGERRLRATKAAGLATIPAIIRDTDDTNLLRDALVENLHRSQLNPLEEAAAYQQLIDDFALTHEQLAERISRSRPQISNTLRLLKLPPKVQTRVAAGVLSAGHARALLGLDDPEAMDHLAQRIVNEGLSVRATEEAVALGVEAPKAKKGSVRAGGHTAALDDLAARLGDHLDTRVKVTLGRSKGAVAIEFATVEDLNRIIGIIDPEDPGVFS